A part of Gemmatimonas groenlandica genomic DNA contains:
- a CDS encoding CDP-alcohol phosphatidyltransferase family protein, which translates to MAHTETPTVLTVPNLVSTSRVVLAVGFLAMDAVPVRLALIAVASLTDFLDGWIARRTKVASRFGALIDPVADRFFVLCVVIAYVLGDQLTVWQAVVIFFRDIMSLIGWFVARNVSWLRPIRFRARPLGKIVTGLQLLTFIAVLLAPATVDGLVIAVGVLGLVATVDYTLMLWRERVR; encoded by the coding sequence ATGGCCCACACAGAGACTCCGACCGTCCTGACGGTGCCCAACCTGGTGTCCACGTCGCGCGTGGTGCTGGCGGTGGGTTTTCTGGCGATGGATGCCGTTCCGGTACGACTGGCCCTCATTGCGGTGGCGTCGCTCACCGATTTCCTCGACGGGTGGATCGCCCGCCGCACCAAGGTGGCGTCGCGCTTTGGCGCGCTGATCGATCCGGTGGCCGACCGCTTCTTCGTGCTCTGTGTGGTGATCGCGTATGTGTTGGGCGATCAGCTCACGGTCTGGCAGGCGGTGGTGATCTTCTTTCGCGACATCATGTCGCTGATCGGCTGGTTCGTGGCCCGCAACGTGAGCTGGCTGCGCCCCATCCGGTTCCGGGCGCGCCCACTGGGCAAGATCGTGACGGGGCTGCAGCTGCTGACCTTCATCGCCGTGTTGCTGGCACCGGCCACGGTAGACGGCCTGGTCATCGCGGTCGGTGTGCTGGGCTTGGTGGCGACGGTTGACTACACGCTGATGCTCTGGCGCGAGCGGGTGCGGTGA
- a CDS encoding alpha/beta fold hydrolase: protein MYTEHLRIPVGAGSLHVERVGRAGPAVVLLHGFGSCSFLWRAVAPRLADAGYTALSIDLMGHGESDRSLDVSYGLGAQAEYVERALTALRLAQVTLVGQDMGALVALLVAAQRPERAARLALLEPLDPDDLPGPAIRSLQRTSALSALTANALFGARPLLEPYLRDAVADRDHMPDLLVARYLAPFVGSSGAAQLLQRASAVILSDDERQRLGDVRGDVLLWTGAREADDDLAPRIERWRGVLPLASVRPIAVRPCGTLVAEDAPAALVSALLAWIA, encoded by the coding sequence ATGTACACCGAACATCTCCGAATTCCCGTGGGTGCCGGCTCGCTACACGTGGAGCGGGTGGGACGGGCGGGACCAGCCGTGGTGCTGCTGCACGGCTTCGGCAGCTGCAGCTTTCTCTGGCGCGCCGTGGCGCCGCGATTGGCCGACGCCGGATATACGGCCCTCTCCATCGATTTGATGGGGCACGGCGAGTCGGACCGGTCACTCGACGTGTCGTACGGCCTCGGCGCGCAGGCAGAGTACGTGGAACGGGCGCTCACCGCGCTGCGATTGGCCCAGGTCACGCTCGTGGGCCAGGACATGGGCGCCCTGGTCGCGCTACTGGTCGCGGCACAACGTCCTGAACGGGCCGCCCGGTTGGCCCTACTCGAGCCGCTCGACCCCGACGATCTGCCAGGGCCAGCCATCCGATCGCTTCAGCGCACCTCTGCCCTCTCGGCGCTGACTGCTAACGCCCTGTTCGGTGCGCGGCCGCTGCTGGAGCCGTACCTGCGCGACGCCGTGGCCGACCGCGACCATATGCCCGACCTGCTGGTCGCGCGGTATCTGGCACCGTTCGTGGGCAGCAGCGGTGCGGCGCAGCTCCTGCAGCGCGCGAGCGCCGTGATCCTCAGCGACGACGAGCGCCAGCGCTTGGGTGACGTGCGCGGCGACGTCCTCCTCTGGACAGGCGCTCGAGAGGCCGACGACGATCTCGCGCCCCGCATCGAGCGCTGGCGCGGCGTACTCCCCTTGGCATCAGTGCGTCCGATCGCCGTACGCCCCTGTGGAACGCTGGTGGCGGAGGATGCGCCGGCCGCGCTTGTCTCAGCGTTACTGGCGTGGATCGCGTAA
- a CDS encoding thioredoxin domain-containing protein — MVKATKKKSNNAFLPIVLVVLAVGGAAIYYKVQNKPKPIELAPGTALPTAEGQLRGDPNAPVTIMEFADFECPGCGQFAALQGPDIKTRIVDAGLANFRFYDFPLTSIHQNTMAAHLAASCAADQGKFWEMHDALFAGQMDWNSQATTNPRKVFDSYAGQLGLDMTAYNSCFDTQKNLPKIQANAAAGTERGVSSTPTLVVGNKVYAGGLTFDQLKKLVDSLRAVAPAAPAAAPVATDTAKK, encoded by the coding sequence GTGGTAAAGGCAACGAAGAAGAAGTCCAACAACGCGTTCCTGCCCATCGTGCTGGTGGTACTCGCCGTCGGCGGCGCCGCCATCTACTACAAAGTGCAGAACAAGCCGAAGCCCATCGAGCTGGCGCCGGGCACCGCGCTGCCGACGGCCGAAGGTCAGCTGCGTGGCGATCCGAACGCGCCCGTGACGATCATGGAGTTCGCGGACTTCGAATGCCCGGGCTGTGGTCAGTTCGCCGCGCTGCAGGGTCCCGACATCAAGACGCGCATCGTCGACGCGGGCCTCGCCAACTTTCGCTTCTACGATTTCCCGCTCACGTCGATTCACCAGAACACCATGGCGGCGCACCTCGCCGCGTCATGCGCGGCCGATCAAGGCAAGTTCTGGGAAATGCATGACGCGCTGTTCGCCGGTCAGATGGACTGGAACTCGCAGGCGACCACGAACCCGCGCAAGGTGTTCGATTCGTACGCCGGTCAGCTCGGTCTCGACATGACGGCCTACAACAGCTGCTTCGACACGCAGAAGAATCTGCCCAAGATTCAGGCGAACGCCGCTGCCGGCACGGAGCGAGGCGTGAGCAGCACGCCGACGCTCGTGGTGGGCAATAAGGTGTACGCGGGCGGCCTGACGTTCGATCAGCTCAAGAAGCTGGTGGACAGCCTTCGCGCAGTGGCACCGGCAGCGCCGGCGGCAGCGCCCGTCGCGACGGACACGGCGAAGAAGTAA